One genomic region from Anaerolineae bacterium encodes:
- the hypF gene encoding carbamoyltransferase HypF → MNDEIRARRLEVFGTVQGVGFRPFVYRLATDLGLVGWVRNRSGDVAIHLEGPAPVLDEFERRLELERPALASIARLTSCQVPAANYSTFEILPSDADGGYQPVSPDVALCEDCRRELLTPGDPRYLYPFINCTNCGPRYTIIERVPYDRVSTTMKSFVMCSLCRSQYENPRDRRFHAQPVACPNCGPRVWMECGDGVMVIGPPEKVLGQAADLLRRDRILAIKGLGGFHLAVDATSDAAVLHLRRRKRRPDKALAVMMPDVDTVQQYCQVSPVARKVLTSPQAPIVLLPVLPDGRCRLSAHIAPDHDTLGVMLPYTPLHLLLLREVNRPLVMTSGNLSEEPLATDNDEARRRLAPIADAFLLHDRPIHMPCDDSVVATIPVGEGPTADVPTVMRRARGYAPAPLSLPLDGPQILAVGPQMKATVCLARDRLAFPSQHIGDLDNAETYEHFLRVVAQFERLFSVQPEIIAHDLHPDFAGTRYAQERAAREGQSLVPVQHHHAHALSCIVENGVSLTREPVQAVVLDGTGYGLDGCIWGGEWLLVSGASFRRLAHLRYFPLVGGDAGIRRVDRMAATYLMAVGMERRGRALPQLSHLPERDWELLSAGTSGRLAVPTSSMGRLFDVVAALLGLAREVTYEAQAAIRLETLSGRATPAAAGTTYPWELRQGEVNFAPLLEAVLDDLSSGRPPEHIGMAFHRSVARMVVEVCCRMEEETGVHRVALSGGCFQNRLLTRLCVTGLRQAGLVPLLHRQLPPNDGCVSVGQAVAARLQAQEAAMADQFLSAARIPSEPR, encoded by the coding sequence GTGAACGACGAGATTAGAGCCCGCCGACTGGAGGTCTTTGGCACTGTCCAGGGCGTAGGCTTTCGACCATTCGTGTATCGGCTGGCGACGGATCTGGGACTCGTAGGTTGGGTGAGGAATCGCTCCGGAGACGTGGCCATCCACCTTGAGGGACCTGCGCCGGTGCTGGACGAGTTCGAGCGGCGCCTGGAGTTGGAGAGGCCAGCGCTGGCCAGCATCGCTCGCCTGACGTCCTGCCAGGTTCCTGCTGCGAACTACTCGACCTTCGAGATCCTGCCCAGCGACGCAGACGGGGGCTACCAGCCGGTAAGCCCGGATGTAGCTCTGTGCGAGGACTGTCGACGCGAGCTGCTGACGCCGGGGGACCCTCGCTACCTCTACCCCTTCATCAACTGCACTAACTGCGGTCCACGCTACACCATCATCGAGCGAGTGCCCTACGACCGGGTCAGCACCACAATGAAGAGCTTCGTGATGTGTTCTCTCTGCCGTTCACAGTACGAGAACCCGCGCGACCGCCGCTTTCATGCCCAGCCGGTGGCGTGCCCGAACTGCGGGCCAAGGGTGTGGATGGAGTGCGGCGATGGCGTCATGGTAATCGGCCCCCCCGAGAAGGTACTGGGGCAGGCGGCCGACTTGCTACGTCGCGACCGGATTCTAGCCATCAAAGGCCTGGGAGGGTTCCACCTGGCTGTGGACGCCACCAGTGACGCCGCCGTCCTGCATCTACGGCGCCGCAAGCGTCGCCCCGACAAGGCTCTCGCGGTCATGATGCCGGATGTTGATACGGTGCAGCAGTACTGCCAGGTCAGTCCGGTAGCGCGGAAGGTGCTGACCTCGCCGCAAGCCCCCATTGTGTTGCTCCCTGTCTTGCCCGACGGGCGATGTCGGCTGAGTGCGCATATCGCCCCGGATCACGATACTCTGGGCGTCATGCTCCCCTACACTCCCCTACACCTGCTTCTCCTGCGCGAAGTGAACCGGCCACTGGTAATGACCAGCGGTAACCTGTCCGAAGAGCCGCTGGCGACCGACAACGACGAGGCGCGTCGGAGGCTGGCGCCAATCGCGGATGCCTTCCTTTTGCACGACCGGCCGATTCACATGCCTTGCGATGACAGCGTAGTAGCGACCATACCGGTGGGCGAGGGGCCCACCGCGGATGTTCCCACGGTCATGCGCCGAGCGCGGGGCTATGCCCCGGCTCCGCTCTCCCTGCCCCTCGACGGCCCCCAGATTCTGGCGGTGGGGCCGCAGATGAAGGCAACCGTGTGCCTGGCCCGTGACCGGCTGGCTTTCCCCAGCCAGCACATCGGGGACCTGGACAATGCCGAGACATACGAGCATTTCCTGCGAGTAGTGGCACAGTTCGAGAGGCTCTTCTCGGTCCAGCCGGAGATCATCGCTCACGACCTGCATCCGGACTTCGCCGGAACCCGCTACGCTCAAGAGCGGGCTGCCCGCGAGGGCCAATCCCTGGTGCCCGTACAGCACCATCACGCCCATGCCCTCAGCTGCATTGTGGAGAACGGCGTATCGCTGACACGCGAGCCGGTGCAGGCAGTGGTTCTGGATGGGACTGGCTATGGGTTGGACGGGTGCATCTGGGGTGGAGAGTGGTTGCTGGTTAGCGGGGCGTCCTTCCGCCGGTTGGCTCACCTCCGGTATTTCCCCTTGGTCGGGGGCGACGCGGGCATCAGACGGGTGGACCGGATGGCAGCAACCTACCTGATGGCGGTGGGCATGGAGCGGCGCGGTCGCGCCCTCCCCCAGCTCAGCCACCTCCCGGAGAGGGACTGGGAATTGCTGTCGGCCGGCACCAGCGGGCGCCTGGCGGTGCCCACCTCTAGCATGGGACGACTGTTCGACGTGGTGGCGGCGCTGCTGGGACTGGCACGCGAGGTAACCTATGAGGCCCAGGCGGCCATTCGGCTGGAGACTCTCTCCGGGCGAGCCACACCTGCGGCCGCCGGGACGACCTATCCCTGGGAGCTACGCCAGGGCGAAGTGAACTTCGCTCCTCTACTGGAAGCAGTGCTCGACGACCTGTCCAGCGGCCGACCGCCGGAGCACATCGGGATGGCTTTCCACCGGAGCGTGGCGCGCATGGTGGTGGAAGTCTGCTGCCGGATGGAAGAGGAGACGGGCGTCCACCGAGTGGCCTTGTCGGGTGGGTGCTTCCAGAATCGGCTTCTCACCCGGCTCTGCGTGACAGGGCTGCGGCAGGCCGGCCTAGTGCCCCTCCTGCATCGCCAGCTGCCTCCGAACGACGGCTGCGTGTCGGTGGGGCAGGCGGTGGCAGCGCGTCTGCAGGCGCAGGAGGCCGCAATGGCCGATCAATTCCTGTCCGCAGCACGGATTCCGAGCGAGCCTAGGTAG